GGCGGCATCGTCGGCTTTTTTTGCCGCGGAGGATTTTTTATTGCCCTTTCCCCATGTCCAGGAAACTGTCCCGATTACCACTGCCGCACATAACAGCACTGCAGCTTTCATATCCTTATTCATATAAGGCCTCCTGTTATATTGTATTTCCGGTTTTTGTACCGGTTGTCGCCCGTTCGATGATCCGCAGCTGGATGTGTACGCTGCGCGCCGCTCTGAGCGGATCCCGCTGTCTGTCGAGTATGAGTTCCGCGGCACATTTGCCGCTTTCGTCGAGTTCCTGGCTCACCGTCGTCAAATTGAGGTATTCGGTAAAATCGATATCATCGAATCCGATGACGGCGATATCTTCCGGAACCCGTATGTCCCGTATCTTTGTGAGCTTTATAACGCGGGCGGCGATGACGTCGCTCGATGCGAAGATGCAGTCGGGTAAATCGTTTTGTGAAAACAGCGCCGAGATTTCTTCATCGATTTTTTGATCGGCAATTTCGCCGAGTCGTATACGATGGTGCGGGATGTCGATGCCGCGATTTCCGAACCAATCGCTGAAACCGTGCAAACGCTCTTCCGTCGCGTGTACGGCATAGGATTTATCCGACAGTTCACCGATAAAAGCCGGTGCGCGGTATCCTTTATTAAAAAGAAATTCGGCGGCAAGCCGTCCGCCGTCTTCGTTGTCGATGGAAACGGAATCGAATCCTTCCCGCCGCGCTTCGACAAAGCAGACGGGAATATCCGATGCGCGCAGTTTCGCAAGCATCGCATCCGTCGGTTCCAGACATAACACGATGAGTCCGTCGGCGATCCTGCTTCCGCAGAGCATATCGATGTATTCGCTCATATCTTTTCGGCTTTCGATCGAATGCACGACGATTTCGTAATATCGGCCGGACAGGACTTTTGAAATACCGCGGAGACGCTGCATAAACGATGGCTGGGTAAAAAACGGGGCGATGACGCTGATCTTTTTGTAAAACCGCCGCGCATTGGCAACCGCCGCCGCTTTCGGGATAAAGCGAAGGGCTGCGATGGCGTCAAGTACTGCGTCGCGTTTGTCCGCGTTTACCTTTGAAGGTTCGTTTAAAACGCGGGAAACGGTTGCGGGGCTGACACGCGCCTTTTTTGCGACGTCATAGATTGTTGCTGCGTTTTTTGTCATAACACTTATACGGTTGTGAAACTGCTTTCACGAAATCGGTTTCATTATACAGCGAAAATCGTTTTTGTCAAGTAAAATCGAATAAATTATCAGGGATTACGCATGAAAAATGTATA
This Treponema socranskii subsp. buccale DNA region includes the following protein-coding sequences:
- a CDS encoding LacI family DNA-binding transcriptional regulator, which encodes MTKNAATIYDVAKKARVSPATVSRVLNEPSKVNADKRDAVLDAIAALRFIPKAAAVANARRFYKKISVIAPFFTQPSFMQRLRGISKVLSGRYYEIVVHSIESRKDMSEYIDMLCGSRIADGLIVLCLEPTDAMLAKLRASDIPVCFVEARREGFDSVSIDNEDGGRLAAEFLFNKGYRAPAFIGELSDKSYAVHATEERLHGFSDWFGNRGIDIPHHRIRLGEIADQKIDEEISALFSQNDLPDCIFASSDVIAARVIKLTKIRDIRVPEDIAVIGFDDIDFTEYLNLTTVSQELDESGKCAAELILDRQRDPLRAARSVHIQLRIIERATTGTKTGNTI